GTAACCAGAAGGAGTTGGTAATTTACTTCCAGTGGTTATCTGGTATATTTGAGGTATTGAAGAAACCGTGTAGAGCACTTCATGGTGTTCTTTTGCAAATTGTAAAGCCATTTGGTAATTTTGACCTTCAGCTAATGCCATCATTTGAGGTACTACGAGATAATAAATCCCTCCTTGGTATAATTGTACAATTCTTTGGTAAACTACACCGGTTGAATACATATAACCTTCCAAACCAACATCACCTAAGAAGTACAATGATTTATTTAGTTCTGATTGTTGATTTAACATTGAAGCTAGATACATTACAGTTGCAGAATCTGTTTTCACAGCACCAGGTACGTTAATACAATAAGGCGAGTTAATGTATAAGTAGTAATTATATTCTGTTAATGGTTGATAAGCTAACATAGAAGCTATCACTGCAGCACCTTTAGCGCCAGCTAAATAACCATTTCCAGATAGGTATGGGTTTCCTATAAAAACTAAACCCTCTCCCGGTGTAACGTAGGCGTATTGAGAAGCAATAGTATGGTCTGGAAATACGGGATTAATCAGATAATCCTCGCCATTACCTAAATTTGCTGGATCAGAAACTGGAGAAGGAACAACTTGCTCTATTGTTTTTGTTACAGTTGTTGTAGTACTAGTGGCATTACCATTCTCTGTTTTACCTACTAAATACCCACTTATTCCTGCAACTATTATAAGTATAGTTAATATAGCAATTAAAATATTTTTATTCATTTTTATCATTTAAAGATGATTTAATTTGTTTAAAAATTTTTACCCAAATCTCTAATTGAGTTGAATGAATGTTTCCTTTTACTATACACTGAAATTCCTATTAAAATAGATAAGATCAATGCACCTATTGCCTCGTAGAGAAGGTATCCCTTTGATGTTGTTATAACATTATATTCACCGTAAATAAAGAGGAATAAAGCTATACTACCCAAAATCTTAATCTTTAATGAGTTAAAATACTTAAACACTGACAAAAATGACAAGAATAAGCTTACGTAAAGTAGTGCCACTGAAGGGACTATTAGAGTATTGTAGAACAGAGTATAGTTTAGATTACCTATTCCAACTAGTGGAATTGATGCAATTGCTAGATATTTCACTATATTTTCCCTTTGTAAGCCAGAAAGTAAGTTTTTGATCATGAGGAATTCTGCCATAATGAGACCGAAATTTCCTATAGCCTCTCCATAAACAGCTAGGCTAGAGGGTGATAGGAATGAACTATAAAATAACATGGTACCACCTATAAGTACAGAATAGAGAATATAGTTAGAAAACCTTTTATCAGCCTTTATGAATGTTGATAAAGTTATGCAAACTATTATAACAGATGATGAAAGAATATCAAGGAATAGTGAAGGAATTGGAGGCGTTACACCTAATCCCAATTTCCAGCCGAAGGGTAATGCTAGTGCAAGCTGTGAAAAAGCGATAATTGGGAAAATATAGTAAAAGTTTGTAAGTAATGCTACGACTATTATTACTTCTACCATTAGAGAGATTATAACAGCTGTAATCCCGTCTAAGTTAAGTACGTAATAAGGTATATAAATCGCAGTATAAATTGTGTAAGGGTAATAACTTCCCAGCCAACTTGCTAAGAACATATATCCTACAAGTGGGTGGAAATCTTGTGCATAAGCATATAATCCTTTATAATCCCATTTAACGTTTACAAGTAAATAAGTTAAATATGCTATTACAAAGACTAGTAGAAATGTGGGTAATGCCACATAAATAGATAGGTGAGTTGTTGCTAAAATTGCCGGTGCTATTGTCGAAAAAATTACAGAGAAAATTATAATTTCATTTTTCATGAGTATAAGTTACGATAAAGTATTATTAAGTGTTTTCCCGAATTAAATCCTCTAAAATTTTCATGGCAGCGTTTCTACCAGGAATCCCAGTTACTTGACCACCTGGATATGTGCCAGAGCCCGTAATATAAAGATTCTTTATAGGAGTTGTATAACCCCAACCCTTTACGGGTCTATCATCAAACATAAACTCTGGAGTCATTGGCATATGGTTCATATCACCAAAAGGTGCTAAATACTCTTTTTCAAGTTTATCAGCCGTAAGTAGGTCGATGTGAATTACGCTTTCTTCTTTTACCTTAAAGAAATCCTTAATTTCCTCAATATCACCACCCATGCTGGTTATCACATGGCATCCTAGTGAAGGATCAACAGCTGAAGGAATAGTTACTTCTCCAAAAGGTAACGTGAAGAGAGAGTCGAGATTATCCTTCATAAAGTCTGGTACTTTAGGTGCTTCTTTTAGTAATAAGGTCCATCTTCTCCACCCTGGTATAAAATTCGGATGATAAACTCTTATCATACCGTTAGTTAATCTATTTAGTAGAACTGGGCTCCCAGCATGTAGTACTACTTTACTTTGAATTACTTTACCGTTGTTAATAGATACACCTTCAGCTTTTCCATTCTTTATTACAATTTCTTCAACTCTGGTATCATACATAAAATCTACACCTAGTTTCTTAGCATTCTCCTCTAAGACTTTTCCTACACTTCCCATTCCACCTTTAACAATTCTCCACTCCAGACTAAAATAGTAAGCCATTATATAAGCTGGTAAATTAAACATGAATGCATAGGCTAAAGCCTCATGAAACTTATTATCAAGATATTCTGAGAGAACTTTTCTTGTAGGTTCAAGGAATATCTCTAACTCTGTGCTTTCAACTGCTTTTTTGAAGTCGTCAATAGAAGGGGGCTTAGTAACGAAAAGAAATTTTTCCTCAACAATTCTCTTTAGTTTGAAAATTAACCTATCTAACTTTTCGTATTTGTACTCTCCATGTTTTCTGAACTCTTCAATTCTTTTCTTTTCATCTCTCCACAGATATAATACTTCACCATCTTCAGTTAAAAATATGTCAGCGAAAGGAGAGTCTATAACTGGGAAGTAAATTCCCAATTCCTCCTCAATCCTTTTAGGG
The sequence above is drawn from the Sulfurisphaera tokodaii str. 7 genome and encodes:
- a CDS encoding phytoene desaturase family protein, yielding MNYDVIIIGAGHNGLVSANYLAKHGLKVLVIEARSKPGGMADTAEYKGLKYSKASYVLGLFPKRIEEELGIYFPVIDSPFADIFLTEDGEVLYLWRDEKKRIEEFRKHGEYKYEKLDRLIFKLKRIVEEKFLFVTKPPSIDDFKKAVESTELEIFLEPTRKVLSEYLDNKFHEALAYAFMFNLPAYIMAYYFSLEWRIVKGGMGSVGKVLEENAKKLGVDFMYDTRVEEIVIKNGKAEGVSINNGKVIQSKVVLHAGSPVLLNRLTNGMIRVYHPNFIPGWRRWTLLLKEAPKVPDFMKDNLDSLFTLPFGEVTIPSAVDPSLGCHVITSMGGDIEEIKDFFKVKEESVIHIDLLTADKLEKEYLAPFGDMNHMPMTPEFMFDDRPVKGWGYTTPIKNLYITGSGTYPGGQVTGIPGRNAAMKILEDLIRENT